In one Drosophila pseudoobscura strain MV-25-SWS-2005 chromosome X, UCI_Dpse_MV25, whole genome shotgun sequence genomic region, the following are encoded:
- the dsh gene encoding segment polarity protein dishevelled, translated as MDTDRPNGQETKVIYHIDDETTPYLVKIPIPSSQVTLKDFKLVLNKQNNNYKYFFKSMDADFGVVKEEIADDATILPCFNGRVVSWLVSADGTNQSDNCSELPTSECEMVGLGRANVRTQLALQQQQQQHQQHQQQQQQQQQHQQHLQQQQQQQKLSGGGLISNQMLQPPPLTYQSASVLSSDLDSTSLFGTESELTLDRDMTDYSSVQRLQVRKKPQRRKKRAPSMSRTSSYSSITDSTMSLNIITVSINMEAVNFLGISIVGQSNRGGDGGIYVGSIMKGGAVALDGRIEPGDMILQVNDVNFENMTNDEAVRVLREVVQKPGPIKLVVAKCWDPNPKGYFTIPRTEPVRPIDPGAWVAHTQALTSHDSIIADIPEPIKERLDQNNLEEIVKAMTKPDSGLEIRDRMWLKITIPNAFIGADAVNWVLENVEDVQDRREARRIVSAMLRNNYIKHTVNKLTFSEQCYYVVNEERNPNLRSLNPHQQQHPHPHGQHALSHADTESITSDIGPLPNPPIYMPYSATYNPSHGYQPIQYGITERHISSGSSSSDVLTSKDISASQSDITSVIHQTNQLTIAAHGSNKSSGSSNRGGGGGGGGGGGNTNDQDVSVFNYVL; from the coding sequence ATGGATACAGATAGACCAAATGGACAAGAGACGAAAGTCATTTATCATATTGACGATGAGACCACCCCCTATTTGGTGAAAATACCCATACCCTCGTCGCAGGTAACCCTCAAGGACTTCAAGCTGGTGCTCAATAAACAGAACAACAACTACAAGTATTTCTTCAAGTCGATGGACGCCGACTTTGGTGTCGTTAAGGAGGAGATCGCCGACGATGCCACCATCTTGCCTTGCTTCAACGGCCGTGTCGTCTCCTGGCTGGTCTCGGCCGACGGCACCAATCAGTCGGACAACTGCTCGGAGCTGCCCACCAGCGAATGCGAAATGGTCGGCCTCGGTCGGGCCAATGTCCGCACACAGCTTGccctgcaacagcaacagcagcagcatcaacagcaccagcagcagcagcaacagcagcagcagcatcagcagcacctgcagcagcagcagcaacaacagaagctgTCCGGCGGCGGTCTAATCAGCAACCAGATGCTCCAGCCGCCACCGCTCACATATCAATCGGCATCGGTGCTATCGAGCGACCTCGATTCGACCAGTCTCTTTGGCACCGAATCGGAGCTGACGCTGGACCGTGACATGACCGACTACAGCAGCGTGCAGCGGCTGCAGGTGCGCAAGAAGCCGCAGCGTCGCAAAAAGCGGGCGCCCAGCATGTCGCGTACCTCCTCATACAGCTCGATCACCGATTCCACCATGTCCCTGAACATCATCACCGTCTCGATCAACATGGAGGCTGTCAATTTTCTGGGCATCTCGATTGTTGGCCAATCGAATCGTGGCGGCGACGGTGGCATCTATGTGGGCAGCATCATGAAGGGCGGGGCCGTCGCATTGGATGGCCGGATCGAGCCGGGCGACATGATACTCCAGGTGAACGACGTAAACTTCGAGAACATGACCAACGATGAGGCGGTGCGTGTGCTGCGTGAGGTCGTACAGAAGCCGGGGCCCATCAAGCTGGTGGTGGCCAAGTGCTGGGACCCGAATCCCAAGGGTTACTTTACCATACCGCGCACGGAACCAGTACGGCCGATAGATCCCGGTGCCTGGGTGGCGCACACCCAGGCGCTAACCTCGCACGACAGTATTATTGCCGATATACCGGAGCCGATCAAGGAGCGGCTCGACCAGAACAATCTCGAGGAGATAGTCAAGGCCATGACGAAGCCGGACAGCGGTCTGGAGATACGTGACCGCATGTGGCTGAAGATAACCATACCGAATGCGTTTATTGGCGCCGATGCGGTCAATTGGGTGCTGGAGAATGTCGAGGATGTGCAGGACCGGAGGGAGGCACGCCGGATTGTGTCCGCAATGCTGCGTAACAATTACATCAAGCATACGGTCAACAAGCTGACCTTCTCCGAGCAGTGCTATTATGTGGTGAACGAGGAGCGCAATCCCAATCTGCGGTCACTCAAtccgcaccagcagcagcatccgcatccgcacgGCCAGCATGCGCTCAGTCATGCGGACACGGAGAGCATCACCAGCGACATTGGGCCGCTGCCGAATCCCCCCATCTATATGCCATACTCGGCCACGTACAATCCCAGTCACGGCTATCAGCCGATACAGTACGGCATCACCGAGCGCCACATCTCGTCGGGTTCGAGCAGCTCGGATGTGCTCACCAGCAAGGATATATCTGCATCGCAAAGCGACATCACATCGGTTATACATCAGACCAATCAGCTGACCATTGCCGCACATGGTTCGAACAAATCTTCGGGATCTTCGAAtcgtggcggtggcgggggaGGCGGCGGAGGGGGTGGCAATACCAACGATCAGGATGTATCCGTATTTAATTACGTATTGTAG
- the Pa1 gene encoding uncharacterized protein Pa1, whose product MTRFVRHVDSPVSSTCAEMFREAIESSVRVNKHRWRKITQTGRLTMATDVEPVTTADKFSANAEELESYYLMLEAGTIPDLQWLFPGRRAPSPDASSGGNSKELEQATDAIEQEPQKANDFDFSDDVAPTQMRVRSQTSTPKSAKKKTADFAGVMETLKKKNAESS is encoded by the exons ATGACGCGCTTTGTACGGCACGTGGATTCACCGGTTTCCAGCACTTGCGCAGAGATGTTTCGAGAAGCTATCGAATCTAGCGTACGCGTAAATAAACATAGGTGGAGAAAAATTACCCAAACAGGCAGATTAACAATGGCAACAGATGTAGAGCCAGTCACAACGGCAGACAAGTTCTCAGCAAATGCTGAGGAATTAGAGAGCTACTATCTAATGCTCGAGGCTGGTACCATACCGGACTTACAGTGGCTATTCCCCGGACGGCGGGCGCCCTCGCCAGACGCCAGTTCTGGGGGGAATAGCAAAGAGCTGGAGCAGGCCACCGATGCCATTGAACAGGA ACCGCAGAAGGCGAATGACTTTGACTTCAGCGACGATGTGGCTCCCACACAGATGCGGGTACGCAGCCAGACATCCACGCCGAAGTCGGCCAAAAAGAAGACGGCCGACTTTGCCGGTGTTATGGAGACGCTCAAGAAGAAAAATGCCGAAAGCTCCTAG